A part of Propioniciclava coleopterorum genomic DNA contains:
- a CDS encoding DoxX family protein: MDSKSPRSAESLQGRSSPLRTGGRFLLGGFLATAGIGHLTSLRQEFQAQVPPWIPLDPDFVVVASGVVEVGLGAVLLLAPRALRPALGWATAAFFVAVFPGNVAQYLTRRDAFGLNSDEARLVRLFFQPVLVAWALWATGAWNAWRTSLRANR, from the coding sequence ATGGACTCCAAGTCGCCGCGCTCGGCCGAATCGCTCCAAGGCCGGTCCTCCCCGCTCAGGACCGGGGGTCGCTTTCTGCTCGGCGGGTTCTTGGCGACTGCCGGGATCGGTCACCTCACCAGCCTGCGGCAGGAGTTCCAGGCTCAGGTGCCGCCGTGGATCCCGCTGGACCCCGACTTCGTCGTCGTTGCCTCTGGCGTGGTCGAGGTCGGACTCGGGGCCGTGCTTCTCTTGGCGCCGCGTGCCCTGCGTCCGGCGCTCGGCTGGGCGACGGCGGCGTTCTTCGTGGCTGTCTTCCCGGGCAACGTCGCGCAGTACCTGACCCGTCGAGACGCCTTCGGGCTCAACAGTGACGAGGCACGACTGGTGAGGCTCTTCTTCCAGCCGGTCCTCGTGGCTTGGGCATTGTGGGCGACCGGAGCTTGGAACGCATGGCGGACCTCTCTCCGTGCGAACCGCTGA
- a CDS encoding helix-turn-helix domain-containing protein has protein sequence MRTYESLPTAAARIGVSVKTIRRRIAEGVLPVYRCGRILRLDPDDVDAMFSRYPQWSTAPQASARARTAQRAS, from the coding sequence ATGCGAACCTACGAGTCGTTGCCCACGGCCGCTGCGCGCATCGGGGTCAGCGTGAAGACCATCCGCCGCCGGATCGCCGAGGGCGTCCTCCCCGTGTACCGCTGCGGCCGCATCCTCAGGCTGGACCCAGACGACGTCGATGCCATGTTCAGCCGGTATCCCCAATGGTCGACAGCGCCGCAGGCCTCAGCGAGGGCCCGGACCGCTCAACGGGCCTCATAG
- a CDS encoding ArsR/SmtB family transcription factor produces MTIPTGAESAPDGGDLQVAAALFHSLSDPSRLAILQHLIFGEHRVRDLTEHLGLAQSTVSAHLACLRECGLVASRPQGRASVFSLVSAPELLAALAAAERLLATTGQGVALCPNYGVGTTTNPTPEELKVHATVGADR; encoded by the coding sequence ATGACGATACCGACTGGCGCTGAGAGTGCGCCCGATGGTGGCGACCTGCAGGTCGCGGCTGCCTTGTTCCACAGCCTGTCCGACCCGTCTCGGCTGGCCATCTTGCAGCACTTGATCTTCGGAGAACATCGAGTCCGCGATTTGACCGAGCACCTGGGGTTGGCGCAATCGACGGTGAGTGCCCACCTGGCGTGCTTGCGGGAGTGCGGGCTCGTGGCGTCGCGTCCACAAGGGCGGGCATCGGTCTTCTCGCTGGTGAGCGCACCGGAGTTGCTGGCGGCATTGGCTGCAGCGGAGCGACTGCTGGCTACCACCGGCCAGGGGGTGGCGTTGTGTCCGAACTACGGGGTGGGCACCACGACGAACCCCACACCGGAAGAGCTGAAGGTACATGCCACGGTCGGGGCGGACCGGTGA
- a CDS encoding heavy metal translocating P-type ATPase, translating into MSACGCDAPIAKAPSDDDDAVEHLWQVRDIQFGLASGALLLAGFLTGLAGWETVRLVLSWVALLVGGSTFVPGALKKLAKGKLGVGLLMTIGAVGATLLGQVEEAATLAFLFSLSEGLEDYSLAKTRHSLRALLDLVPRQATVLRDGVEVVVDPDELVVGDLMVVKPGERLATDGVIRTGRTALDTSAITGESMPIEVGPSDEVYAGAINGTGILEVEVTSTADNNSLARIVHIVEAESSRRGTTQRLADRIAKPLVPGILLAAALTVVAGFAVGDPGLWLQRALVMVVAASPCALAISVPVTVVASIGAASRRGILVKGGAAMEVLGKVRTVALDKTGTLTRNQPVVIEVTTTGPHTREQVLAWAAALEARSEHPLAKAILAATETTTTADDVQAAVGAGLTGTLDGHSLRLGRPGWIEAGPLAGDIDRMQQAGATAVLVEVDGQTTGAIAVRDELRPEAAHVVAHFRSHGYAVAMLTGDNTATAQALAAEAGITDVYADLRPEDKSTIIHRLRERGQVTAMVGDGVNDAPALASADLGVAMGAMGTDVAIETADVALMGDDLRLLPHAFDHARYTRRIMLQNVVLSIALLAVLIPLALFGVLGLAAVVLVHEVAEVFVIANGVRAGRTTHLPTLTALADRPALQGATA; encoded by the coding sequence ATGTCGGCGTGCGGGTGTGACGCCCCCATTGCCAAGGCGCCTAGCGACGACGACGACGCGGTGGAGCACCTGTGGCAGGTGCGCGACATCCAGTTCGGGTTGGCATCGGGCGCCCTGCTGCTGGCCGGTTTCCTGACCGGCCTGGCCGGATGGGAGACGGTCAGGCTCGTCCTCAGCTGGGTGGCGTTGCTGGTCGGCGGGTCGACGTTCGTACCGGGTGCGTTGAAGAAACTTGCCAAGGGCAAGCTGGGGGTTGGTCTACTGATGACCATCGGCGCCGTGGGCGCGACTCTCCTGGGCCAGGTCGAGGAAGCAGCGACCCTGGCGTTCCTGTTCTCCCTCAGCGAAGGCCTGGAGGACTACTCGCTGGCCAAGACCCGGCACAGCCTGCGCGCCCTGCTCGACCTGGTCCCGCGTCAGGCCACCGTGCTGCGCGACGGTGTGGAGGTCGTCGTCGATCCCGACGAGCTCGTCGTGGGCGACCTGATGGTGGTCAAGCCGGGCGAACGGCTCGCCACCGACGGCGTCATCCGCACCGGACGGACAGCCTTGGACACCTCGGCGATCACCGGCGAATCCATGCCGATCGAGGTCGGCCCCTCCGACGAGGTGTACGCCGGTGCGATCAACGGCACCGGCATCCTCGAGGTGGAGGTGACCTCGACCGCGGACAACAACTCGCTGGCCCGAATCGTGCACATCGTCGAGGCCGAGTCGTCCCGGCGCGGGACCACCCAACGGCTCGCCGACAGGATCGCGAAACCGTTGGTACCGGGGATCCTGCTTGCAGCGGCCTTGACTGTGGTCGCCGGCTTCGCCGTGGGCGACCCCGGCCTGTGGCTGCAACGAGCATTGGTCATGGTGGTCGCCGCGTCCCCCTGCGCCCTGGCCATTTCGGTGCCGGTCACCGTCGTGGCATCCATCGGGGCGGCCAGCCGGCGCGGCATCCTCGTCAAGGGTGGCGCCGCGATGGAGGTCCTCGGCAAGGTCCGCACCGTCGCCCTGGACAAGACCGGAACCCTCACCCGCAACCAACCCGTCGTCATCGAGGTGACAACCACCGGCCCGCACACCCGCGAGCAGGTGCTCGCCTGGGCCGCCGCGCTTGAGGCACGCAGCGAGCACCCCCTCGCCAAGGCCATCCTCGCCGCCACCGAAACCACCACGACCGCCGACGACGTGCAGGCGGCCGTCGGCGCCGGACTGACCGGCACCCTGGACGGGCACAGCCTAAGGTTGGGGCGTCCCGGCTGGATCGAGGCAGGCCCACTCGCCGGCGACATCGACCGGATGCAACAAGCCGGGGCCACCGCCGTCCTCGTCGAGGTCGACGGGCAGACCACCGGCGCGATCGCGGTCCGCGACGAACTCCGCCCCGAAGCCGCCCATGTCGTCGCCCACTTCCGCTCCCACGGCTACGCCGTCGCGATGCTCACCGGGGACAACACGGCCACCGCCCAGGCGCTCGCCGCCGAGGCCGGGATTACTGACGTGTACGCCGACCTGCGGCCCGAGGATAAGTCGACCATCATCCACAGGCTGCGGGAAAGGGGCCAGGTCACGGCGATGGTCGGCGATGGCGTCAACGACGCCCCCGCGCTGGCCAGCGCCGACTTGGGCGTGGCCATGGGCGCCATGGGCACCGACGTCGCCATCGAAACCGCCGACGTCGCCCTGATGGGCGACGACCTGCGCCTCCTGCCGCACGCGTTCGATCACGCCCGCTACACGCGCCGGATCATGCTGCAGAACGTGGTCCTGTCGATCGCGTTGCTCGCGGTCCTGATCCCGCTCGCCCTTTTCGGCGTCCTGGGGTTGGCGGCCGTGGTGCTGGTTCACGAGGTGGCCGAGGTGTTCGTGATCGCCAACGGTGTCCGCGCGGGCCGCACCACCCACCTGCCCACCCTCACCGCATTGGCCGACAGGCCCGCCCTGCAAGGAGCGACAGCGTGA
- a CDS encoding cation diffusion facilitator family transporter: MSTGHDHAPQGTHRGKLAIAFGITATILVAELIGAWWTNSLALLVDAGHMLTDASGLLMALIAANLALRPPTPERTWGWRRSEVLAAGAQAAVLLGVGVYAFVEGVRRLWTPPEVTAGGLLVFGVVGLVGNIVSMLVLSSGRGANLNMRAAFLEVVNDALGSVAVIVSAVVIALTGWTRIDALAGMLIATLIVPRAITILREAGSILLESTPPGLNLEEVRRHILEVPHVVGVHDLHASTIATGLPVLTAHVVVEEACFADGHAAQMLTDLQACVADHFDVSVEHSTFQLESPDHAQREHTTHS, from the coding sequence GTGAGCACGGGCCACGACCACGCGCCGCAGGGCACCCATCGGGGCAAGTTGGCGATCGCGTTCGGGATCACTGCCACCATCCTGGTCGCCGAGCTCATCGGCGCGTGGTGGACCAACAGCCTGGCGCTGTTGGTCGACGCCGGCCACATGCTCACCGACGCCTCGGGCCTGCTGATGGCGCTCATCGCCGCAAACCTCGCCCTTCGTCCACCCACCCCCGAACGCACCTGGGGTTGGCGGCGCTCCGAAGTGCTGGCCGCTGGAGCCCAAGCCGCGGTCCTGCTCGGGGTCGGGGTGTACGCGTTCGTCGAGGGTGTTCGGCGCCTGTGGACGCCCCCGGAGGTCACCGCCGGCGGGCTGCTGGTGTTCGGCGTCGTCGGTCTGGTCGGCAACATCGTCTCGATGCTGGTACTCAGCTCGGGCCGCGGTGCGAACCTCAACATGCGCGCCGCCTTCCTTGAGGTCGTCAACGACGCCCTCGGGTCGGTGGCGGTGATCGTGAGCGCGGTCGTCATTGCGCTGACAGGGTGGACCCGGATCGACGCCCTCGCAGGCATGCTGATCGCGACCCTGATCGTGCCGCGGGCGATCACCATCCTGCGGGAGGCGGGGAGCATCCTGCTGGAGTCCACTCCTCCGGGGTTGAACCTCGAAGAGGTCCGTCGTCACATCCTGGAGGTGCCGCACGTGGTGGGGGTGCACGACCTGCACGCTTCCACCATCGCCACCGGTCTGCCGGTCCTCACCGCCCACGTTGTGGTCGAGGAGGCCTGCTTCGCCGACGGCCACGCCGCCCAGATGCTGACCGATCTCCAAGCGTGTGTGGCCGACCACTTCGACGTGAGCGTCGAGCACTCCACCTTCCAACTCGAATCACCCGACCACGCGCAACGCGAACACACCACACACAGCTAG
- a CDS encoding DUF305 domain-containing protein, translating into MYLNTYSIDHVFWSWTRFFMTMMSAATMTVVMLTFMLGMYRNRMVNAVIVVGAVVVFGAGLALVRTQATVGDVAWMRAMIPHHSIAILTSERAHLEDPRVRELADSIIEAQRKEIEEMKAYIKELE; encoded by the coding sequence ATGTACCTGAACACTTACTCGATCGACCACGTCTTCTGGAGTTGGACGCGGTTCTTCATGACGATGATGTCCGCGGCGACCATGACTGTCGTCATGTTGACCTTCATGCTGGGGATGTACCGCAACCGGATGGTGAACGCGGTGATCGTGGTGGGAGCTGTCGTGGTGTTCGGTGCGGGCCTTGCCCTGGTCCGCACCCAGGCCACCGTCGGCGACGTCGCGTGGATGCGGGCGATGATCCCGCACCACTCGATCGCGATCCTCACCAGCGAGCGCGCCCACCTCGAGGATCCGCGGGTCCGTGAGTTGGCGGACTCGATCATTGAGGCGCAGCGCAAGGAAATCGAGGAGATGAAGGCCTACATCAAGGAGTTGGAGTAG
- a CDS encoding sensor histidine kinase: MTRPFHAVGAWRLGTRLFVAQAIVLFAIVASAGLTAAIIGPPLFHAHLLDTGHPPDSPEIVHIERAFADASMISLTVGLLVALAASLGISWYLTRRIGHPVELLTQAAGRLSRGDYDARVTVTGGGPELSTMGDTFNTMADRLGDVENTRRRLLSDLAHEMRTPIATLNAHLEGIADGVLTWDDNTQAVVEQQAQRLTRLARDLDEVSRAEEGRIELQTSVQPLTDLVEPAIRQARHAYDTKGVTLTVRVDDVPVRADPQRVAQILGNLLTNALRHTPQGRRVDVTSTSTPDAVTISVADTGQGMTAEQLAHIFERFYRGDAAREADKGGSGIGLTIAKALAEAHGGSLTATSDGEGTGATLRLTLPRETHQSGR; this comes from the coding sequence GTGACCCGCCCGTTCCACGCTGTGGGCGCCTGGCGGCTCGGCACCAGGCTGTTCGTCGCCCAGGCCATCGTCCTGTTCGCCATCGTGGCCAGCGCCGGCCTGACCGCCGCGATCATCGGGCCACCGCTGTTCCACGCCCACCTCCTGGACACGGGCCACCCGCCCGACTCTCCCGAGATCGTCCACATCGAACGCGCCTTCGCCGACGCCAGCATGATCTCCCTCACCGTCGGGCTGCTGGTCGCGCTCGCCGCCTCCCTCGGGATCTCGTGGTACCTGACCCGCCGCATCGGCCATCCCGTCGAGCTCCTGACCCAGGCGGCCGGCCGGCTCAGCCGTGGCGACTACGACGCCCGGGTCACCGTCACGGGCGGCGGCCCCGAGTTGAGCACCATGGGCGACACGTTCAACACCATGGCCGACCGCCTCGGCGACGTCGAGAACACCCGCCGGCGCCTCCTGTCCGACCTGGCCCACGAAATGCGTACCCCCATCGCCACCCTCAACGCCCACCTCGAAGGGATCGCCGACGGTGTCCTCACCTGGGACGACAACACCCAAGCCGTCGTCGAGCAACAAGCCCAACGCCTCACTCGGCTCGCCCGCGACCTCGACGAGGTGTCCCGAGCCGAAGAAGGACGCATCGAACTCCAGACCAGCGTGCAACCGCTCACCGATCTGGTCGAGCCGGCGATCCGTCAGGCCAGGCACGCCTACGACACCAAAGGCGTCACCCTCACCGTCCGAGTCGACGACGTGCCGGTCCGAGCCGACCCCCAGCGCGTCGCCCAGATCCTCGGCAACCTGCTCACCAACGCCCTCCGACACACCCCCCAGGGGAGACGAGTCGACGTGACGTCAACCTCGACCCCGGACGCCGTGACCATCAGCGTCGCCGACACAGGCCAAGGCATGACCGCCGAACAACTCGCGCACATCTTCGAGCGCTTCTACCGCGGCGACGCCGCCAGGGAGGCCGACAAGGGCGGATCCGGCATCGGGCTCACCATCGCCAAAGCACTCGCCGAAGCCCACGGGGGCAGCCTCACCGCCACCAGCGACGGGGAGGGCACCGGCGCCACCCTGCGACTCACCCTCCCCAGGGAAACGCACCAATCGGGGCGGTGA
- a CDS encoding response regulator transcription factor, with protein sequence MNSEGVQPTKVLVVDDERALAAVIASYLTRAGHHVTQAHTGPDAVAQARAEDPDVIVLDLGLPGLDGIEVCRQIRTFSDCYILILTARGDEVDRLIGLSVGADDYLTKPFSNRELVARVQTVLRRPRRPPAATPAMEEHRVFGDLRIDAAGHEVWIADHPVALTRTEFDILDVLSAQPRVALSRRQLIDTVWDTAWVGDEHVVDVHVANLRKKLDDDPTEPRYITTIRGVGYRMGRG encoded by the coding sequence ATGAACAGCGAAGGTGTACAGCCGACCAAGGTGTTGGTCGTCGATGACGAACGCGCACTCGCCGCCGTCATCGCGTCCTACCTCACCCGGGCAGGCCACCACGTCACTCAGGCCCACACCGGTCCCGACGCCGTCGCCCAGGCGAGGGCCGAGGACCCCGATGTGATCGTGCTCGACCTCGGGCTGCCCGGGCTCGACGGCATCGAGGTGTGCCGCCAGATCCGCACCTTCTCGGACTGCTACATCCTGATCCTGACCGCCCGCGGGGACGAGGTCGACCGGCTCATCGGATTGTCCGTGGGCGCCGACGACTACCTCACCAAGCCCTTCAGCAACCGGGAACTCGTCGCCCGCGTCCAGACCGTGCTGCGGCGCCCCCGCCGCCCTCCCGCCGCCACCCCCGCAATGGAGGAACACCGCGTGTTCGGCGACCTGCGCATCGACGCCGCCGGCCACGAAGTCTGGATCGCCGACCACCCCGTCGCGCTCACCCGCACCGAATTCGACATCCTCGACGTCCTGTCCGCCCAACCCCGCGTCGCACTCAGCCGCCGCCAACTCATCGACACCGTGTGGGACACCGCCTGGGTCGGCGACGAACACGTCGTCGACGTCCACGTCGCCAACCTCCGCAAGAAACTCGACGACGACCCCACCGAACCGCGCTACATCACCACCATCCGCGGCGTCGGCTACCGAATGGGACGAGGGTGA
- a CDS encoding M23 family metallopeptidase — translation MVALSSLGLAAAVVASVAVVGLGAATSVAAVPRPDAVGAPLPVAELRGVQTSRGETRVTRQGDAMLPEGPAVGDARAARKAVAERQAELEATAEAIDRETQRLSDVAAQQRQLAAREAEREAEREAEREAERAKAAEAASKAFVWPTAGGVSSGFGYRVHPILKKRKLHNGADIGGACGQPIVAVRAGVVTRAERSGSNGGAGHNVRIDHGPVGGAELETAYLHMDDVAVKVGQRVETGQRLGTVGSTGLSTACHLHLSLYKDGAGSDPLAYLTK, via the coding sequence GTGGTTGCGCTGTCCAGCCTGGGGTTGGCGGCGGCCGTGGTCGCTAGCGTGGCGGTGGTCGGTCTGGGTGCGGCCACCTCGGTGGCCGCGGTGCCGCGTCCGGACGCCGTGGGCGCCCCGCTGCCCGTGGCGGAACTGCGCGGCGTGCAGACCAGCCGCGGCGAGACTCGCGTGACCAGGCAGGGGGATGCAATGCTGCCGGAAGGCCCAGCGGTGGGCGACGCCCGCGCTGCACGCAAGGCGGTGGCGGAGCGGCAGGCTGAACTGGAAGCCACGGCGGAGGCGATCGACCGGGAGACGCAGCGGCTCTCCGATGTCGCTGCGCAGCAACGGCAGCTGGCTGCGCGGGAGGCTGAGCGGGAGGCTGAGCGGGAGGCTGAGCGGGAGGCTGAGCGGGCGAAGGCGGCCGAGGCTGCTTCGAAGGCCTTCGTGTGGCCCACCGCGGGTGGGGTGTCCAGCGGGTTCGGGTACCGCGTCCACCCGATCCTGAAGAAGCGCAAGCTGCACAACGGCGCCGACATCGGCGGGGCCTGCGGGCAGCCGATCGTGGCGGTCCGCGCCGGCGTCGTCACACGGGCGGAGCGATCAGGGTCGAATGGTGGGGCCGGCCACAATGTCCGGATCGACCACGGCCCGGTCGGCGGCGCCGAACTGGAGACGGCCTACCTGCACATGGACGACGTGGCGGTGAAGGTCGGCCAGCGGGTCGAGACCGGGCAACGGTTGGGCACGGTGGGCTCGACGGGTCTGTCGACGGCCTGCCACCTCCATCTCAGCCTCTACAAGGACGGCGCGGGCAGCGACCCGCTCGCCTACCTCACGAAGTAG
- a CDS encoding multicopper oxidase family protein, with product MTGMSRRTLLLGGLGLGAAALTGCTSAPAAGPVPSASGPMPTLPPATPRPGQRIVEQVLTAKPVTLDLGGPTVPTWAYGDTAPGPLVRATAGDFLRIRLDNQLPADTTIHWHGIRLHNKADGVPGMTQDPVPAGGSFTYEFTAPDPGTYFFHPHVGVQLDRGLYAPLIVDDPNEPGAYDAEWVVVLDDWVDGTGRTPDDVLAKLIADGGPAPSGGMGGMGGMGGMDHGGHGGGNAPQPWGDAGDVTYPYFLINGRVPTAPATFEAKPGQRVRIRLINAASDTIFTVALGGHRLTVTHSDGFPVEPQEVDALYLGMGERYDALVTLDDGVFPLVARPFGKTEGGQGLALVRTGSGQAPGPDVSPAELAGRILLATDLRPHESVRLPSRSPDATAHMSLEGSMSPYRWGINGAPFGQNQPLTVREGQRLRLNVMNMTMMTHPLHLHGHTFALPSGLRKDTVLLAPMQSMALELDADNVGDWMVHCHNIYHAEAGMMIGLLYRG from the coding sequence ATGACTGGCATGTCCCGACGCACGCTCCTGCTCGGCGGACTCGGCCTCGGCGCCGCCGCCCTGACGGGCTGCACCTCCGCGCCGGCCGCCGGCCCCGTCCCCTCCGCGTCTGGCCCGATGCCGACGCTCCCGCCGGCCACCCCGAGACCCGGGCAACGGATCGTCGAGCAGGTCTTGACCGCCAAGCCTGTGACCCTCGACCTCGGCGGACCCACCGTCCCTACCTGGGCCTACGGCGACACCGCGCCCGGTCCGCTCGTGAGGGCTACCGCGGGTGACTTCCTCCGGATACGTCTTGACAACCAGTTGCCCGCGGACACCACCATCCACTGGCACGGGATCCGGCTGCACAACAAGGCCGACGGGGTGCCCGGCATGACGCAGGACCCGGTCCCGGCCGGCGGGTCGTTCACCTACGAGTTCACCGCTCCGGATCCCGGCACGTACTTCTTCCACCCGCACGTCGGCGTCCAACTCGACCGCGGCCTGTACGCCCCCCTGATCGTCGACGACCCGAACGAGCCGGGAGCCTACGACGCCGAGTGGGTGGTCGTGCTGGACGACTGGGTCGACGGCACCGGCCGCACCCCCGACGACGTCCTCGCGAAGCTGATCGCCGACGGGGGCCCTGCCCCCAGCGGCGGCATGGGCGGCATGGGTGGGATGGGGGGCATGGACCACGGCGGTCACGGTGGCGGCAACGCTCCGCAACCGTGGGGGGATGCCGGCGACGTCACCTACCCCTACTTCCTGATCAACGGACGCGTCCCCACCGCACCCGCCACGTTCGAGGCCAAGCCGGGCCAGCGCGTCAGGATCCGGCTCATCAATGCGGCGTCCGACACGATCTTCACGGTCGCGCTCGGCGGCCACCGCCTGACGGTCACCCACAGCGACGGCTTCCCCGTGGAACCGCAGGAGGTCGACGCCCTCTACCTCGGCATGGGCGAGCGCTACGACGCCCTCGTCACCCTCGACGACGGCGTGTTCCCCCTGGTGGCTCGTCCGTTCGGCAAGACCGAGGGCGGCCAGGGCTTGGCCCTGGTCAGGACCGGTTCGGGTCAGGCCCCCGGCCCCGACGTGTCGCCCGCCGAACTGGCCGGGCGCATCCTGCTGGCCACCGACCTGCGTCCCCACGAGTCGGTGAGGCTGCCTTCACGATCGCCGGACGCCACCGCGCACATGTCGTTGGAGGGGTCGATGAGCCCGTACCGGTGGGGCATCAACGGGGCCCCGTTCGGGCAGAACCAGCCGCTCACCGTGCGTGAGGGGCAACGGCTACGGCTCAACGTGATGAACATGACGATGATGACCCACCCCCTGCATCTGCACGGGCACACGTTCGCGCTGCCGTCGGGGCTACGGAAGGACACGGTGCTGTTGGCGCCCATGCAGTCGATGGCGCTCGAGCTGGACGCCGACAACGTCGGTGACTGGATGGTCCACTGCCACAACATCTATCACGCCGAGGCCGGGATGATGATCGGCCTGCTCTACCGCGGCTGA